A window of Gasterosteus aculeatus chromosome 9, fGasAcu3.hap1.1, whole genome shotgun sequence contains these coding sequences:
- the pkd2 gene encoding polycystin-2 codes for MSSSRVRPQQPPRSQTGRLPRSLDPADGIEMENIQHRDLGLGGVIGTPSPPSRQAWSRDNPGFEPEEEIMEADWPPASPGRRSVSTASSGSGGGGSPGSFIGAGSSTQIPRGGLYPTPSGDARQQDRLDHRSCMKRMLQRIRILWGTELMEDSDSSRERYLRNVLREMITYITFLITICILTYGMVSANMYYYTKVMSELFLDTPLSAGDPSTFRSLSTMEDFWKFTEGPFLNGMYWEVWYNNKSLPENQSLIYYENLLLGVPRLRQLKVRNESCSVHEDLRDEVLDCYNMYTPTNEERASFGPKIGTAWVYTAESDMDGGGYVGQISKYGGGGYYQDLSRTKEESAAQLQFLKDQLWLDRGTRAVFLDFSVYNGNINLFCIARLLVEFPATGGVVTSWQFQTVRLIRYVSSWDYFVGLCEVAFCLFIVYYMVEEVLEVRIHRLHYFKSLWNCLDVLIVVLSVVAIIMNITRTAMVSSRLKGLLENHTAHPTFEPLANLQIQFNNMAAVIVFFSWVKLFKFINFNKTMSQLSGTMSRCAKDLVGFAIMFFIIFLAYAQLAYLVFGTQVNDFSTFQASIFTQFRIILGDFEFSEIMEANPVLGPIYYTTFAFFIFFILMNMFLAIINDTYSEVKADMSQQRSEMEMTDLLKKGCNKALMKLRLKKTAVDDISDSLRQAGGKLNFNELRQDLKGKGHTDAEIQAIFAKYDHDGDQELTENDHQQMRDDLEKEREDLDLERNSLTRPSSGRSFTRTQDDSEEDDDEDSGHSSRRRGSSSGGVSYEEFQVLVRRVDRMEHSIGSIVSKIDAVIVKLETMERAVLKRRDVLGRLLDGVMEDERLGRDADAHSELLERLVREELERCESDDTVSQVSHPQPATPVGPRPRPSSSLSTDGMSTNGSSHV; via the exons ATGAGTTCATCCCGAGTCAGACCGCAGCAGCCGCCGCGGAGCCAAACGGGCAGGTTGCCCCGCAGCCTCGACCCGGCCGACGGCATCGAGATGGAGAACATCCAGCATCGAGACCTGGGACTCGGGGGAGTGATCGGCACCCCGTCCCCTCCGTCGAGACAGGCCTGGAGCCGGGATAACCCGGGGTTTGAGCCCGAGGAGGAGATCATGGAAGCCGACTGGCCTCCGGCGAGTCCCGGGAGGAGGTCGGTGTCCACGGCCTCCAGCGGCAGCGGCGGTGGCGGCAGCCCGGGCAGTTTCATCGGGGCGGGCAGCAGCACCCAGATCCCCCGGGGAGGACTGTACCCGACCCCGAGCGGGGATGCGCGGCAGCAGGACCGGCTGGACCACCGCAGCTGTATGAAGCGTATGCTCCAAAGGATCAGAA TTTTGTGGGGCACAGAGCTGATGGAGGACAGCGACAGCAGTCGAGAGAGGTACCTCAGGAACGTGCTGAGGGAGATGATTACATACATAACATTCCTCATCACTATTTGTATAT TGACCTACGGGATGGTGAGTGCCAATATGTACTACTATACCAAAGTCATGTCTGAGCTTTTTTTGGACACACCGCTGTCCGCCGGGGACCCCTCCACTTTTAGAAGCCTTTCCACCATGGAGGACTTCTGGAAG TTCACAGAAGGACCTTTTCTCAACGGCATGTACTGGGAGGTTTGGTACAACAACAAGAGCCTGCCGGAGAATCAGAGTCTCATCTACTATGAGAACCTCCTCCTCGGGGTGCCACGGCTCCGGCAGCTGAAGGTCCGAAACGAGTCCTGCTCCGTCCACGAAGATCTGAGAGACGAGGTTCTGGACTGCTACAACATGTACACCCCGACCAATGAGGAGAGGGCCTCGTTTGGCCCCAAGATTGGAACCGC GTGGGTGTACACAGCAGAGAGTGACATGGACGGCGGCGGTTATGTGGGCCAGATTTCTAAATATGGAGGTGGAGGCTACTACCAAGACCTGTCTCGTACTAAAGAGGAGTCGGCAGCCCAACTGCAGTTCCTCAAAGACCAGCTGTGGCTGGACAGAGGCACCAGAGCGGTGTTTCTCGACTTCTCCGTCTACAATGGGAACATCAACCTCTTCTGCATTGCCAG GTTGTTGGTGGAGTTCCCTGCTACTGGCGGGGTGGTGACCTCCTGGCAGTTCCAAACAGTGCGTCTGATACGATACGTGTCCAGCTGGGACTACTTTGTGGGTCTGTGTGAGGTGGCGTTCTGCCTATTCATCGTCTACTACATGGTGGAGGAAGTGCTGGAGGTCCGCATCCACCGCTTGCATTACTTCAAGAGCCTGTGGAACTGTCTGGACGTTCTCATTGTCGTG TTGAGTGTCGTTGCCATCATTATGAACATAACCAGAACAGCCATGGTTAGCAGCCGTCTTAAAGGCCTGTTGGAGAACCACACTGCTCACCCGACTTTTGAGCCTTTGGCCAACCTGCAGATCCAGTTCAACAACATGGCTGCAGTCATCGTCTTTTTTTCCTGGGTCAAG CTTTTTAAGTTCATCAACTTCAATAAGACCATGAGCCAGCTGTCCGGCACCATGTCTCGCTGTGCCAAGGACCTGGTGGGTTTTGCCATCatgttcttcatcatcttcctGGCCTACGCTCAACTGGCCTACCTGGTGTTTGGAACCCAAGTCAACGATTTCAGCACTTTCCAAGCCAGCAT ATTTACCCAGTTCCGAATCATTCTGGGAGACTTTGAGTTCTCAGAAATAATGGAAGCAAATCCAGTGCTTGGACCCATTTACTATACAACGTTTgccttcttcattttctttattcTCATG AACATGTTCCTTGCCATCATCAACGACACATACTCCGAGGTGAAGGCCGACATGTCCCAGCAGAGGTCTGAAATGGAAATGACGGATCTCCTTAAGAAG GGCTGTAACAAAGCTTTGATGAAGTTAAGACTGAAGAAGACAGCAGTCGACGACATCTCCGACAGCTTGCGTCAGGCCGGGGGCAAACTAAACTTTAATGAACTCCGCCAGGATCTTAAAGG aaaGGGACACACAGACGCGGAGATTCAGGCCATCTTTGCCAAGTATGATCACGACGGCGACCAGGAGCTGACAGAGAACGACCACCAGCAGATGAGAGACGacctggagaaagagaga GAGGATTTGGATCTGGAACGCAATTCGCTGACGAGACCCAGCAGCGGGCGGAGCTTCACTCGTACACAAGACGACTCggaggaagacgacgacgaggacAGCGGCCACAGCTCTCGGCGCCGCGGCAGTAGCTCAGGGGGTGTCTCCTATGAAGAGTTTCAAGT GCTGGTGAGACGGGTGGACAGAATGGAGCACTCAATCGGCAGCATAGTGTCCAAAATAGATGCTGTGATCGTGAAGTTGGAAACCATGGAGAGAGCCGTACTGAAAAGAAGGGACGTGCTGGGCAGACTGCTGGACGGAGTTATGGAG GACGAGCGCCTGGGACGGGACGCGGACGCTCACAGTGAGCTGCTGGAGAGGCTGGTGAGGGAGGAACTGGAACGCTGCGAGTCCGACGACACGGTCTCACAGGTCAGCCACCCACAGCCCGCAACTCCCGTCGGCCCCCGGCCCCGTCCGTCCTCCTCCCTGTCCACCGACGGCATGAGCACAAACGGGAGCAGCCACGTGTGA
- the ppm1kb gene encoding protein phosphatase Mn(2+)-dependent 1K, which produces MSAACLGRLARCSGSHVGRNGLLHMAIVPLPFQQVSRPPFTIFQRQLYSPSGKRHSNTRFDADSSGQPTTWDSFGIWDNRIDEPILLPSSIRYGKPIPKVSLSRVGCSSLIGQRKDNEDRFQVSQMTDSILYFAVFDGHGGPGAADFCEKYMEKFIKDLVAEESNLEVVLTKAFLEIDKAFARHLHFCPKDPRTNTGTTSTVALLRDGIELVVASVGDSRAMLCRKGKALKLTDDHTPERKDEKERVKRSGGFITWNSLGQPNVNGRLAMTRSIGDFDLKSTGVIAEPETKRVSLHHAHDSFLALTTDGINFIMNSQEICNVINQCHDPKEAAQRIADQSLQYGSEDNSTIVVVPFGAWGKHKSSDTSFSFSRSVVSSGRWA; this is translated from the exons ATGTCAGCAGCCTGTCTCGGGCGCCTCGCAAGGTGCAGTGGTTCCCATGTGGGACGTAATGGTCTTTTACACATGGCCATAGTCCCACTCCCATTCCAACAGGTCAGCCGACCTCCGTTCACAATCTTCCAGCGACAACTCTACAGCCCTTCAGGAAAACGACACAGCAACACCCGCTTTGACGCAGATAGCAGTGGCCAACCGACTACCTGGGATTCATTTGGCATCTGGGACAATCGCATCGATGAGCCCATTCTGCTGCCTTCCAGCATTCGCTACGGGAAGCCCATTCCCAAAGTCAGCTTATCCAGGGTGGGCTGTTCCTCGCTTATTGGCCAACGCAAAGACAACGAAGACCGCTTCCAGGTTTCCCAGATGACTGACAGCATCCTTTACTTTGCTGTGTTTGATGGGCACGGCGGGCCGGGAGCAGCTGACTTTTGTGAAAAATACATGGAGAAATTCATCAA GGATCTTGTTGCGGAGGAGTCCAATCTGGAAGTAGTTTTAACGAAAGCTTTCCTTGAAATAGACAAAGCTTTTGCAAGGCACCTGCACTTCTGTCCAAAGG ACCCGCGGACGAACACAGGAACCACCTCCACCGTGGCGCTGCTGAGGGACGGCATCGAGCTGGTGGTGGCCAGCGTCGGCGACAGCCGCGCCATGCTTTGCCGCAAAGGCAAGGCCCTGAAACTCACTGATGACCACACTCCCGAGAGGAAGGACGAGAAAGAGAG GGTAAAGCGGAGCGGGGGTTTTATCACCTGGAACAGTCTCGGACAGCCGAACGTCAACGGCAGGTTGGCGATGACGCGCAGCATCGGAGACTTTGACCTGAAGAGCACGGGGGTCATCGCTGAGCCTGAAACCAAGAGGGTATCG CTGCACCACGCCCACGACTCGTTTCTGGCGCTGACCACGGACGGCATTAACTTCATCATGAACAGTCAGGAGATCTGCAACGTCATCAACCAGTGCCACGACCCCAAGGAGGCAGCTCAGAGAATAGCTGACCAG tcTCTTCAGTACGGCTCAGAGGACAACAGCACGATTGTGGTGGTGCCCTTTGGTGCTTGGGGAAAGCACAAGAGCTCGGACACCAGTTTCTCCTTCAGCAGAAGTGTCGTGTCCAGCGGTCGCTGGGCGTAG
- the abcg2d gene encoding broad substrate specificity ATP-binding cassette transporter ABCG2d has protein sequence MMERGCHVNIAMTDDVGTNGAAGSKVVAAADQKQQQQRGSTVSFHSIQYKVPQRSGFLCKRKSGHRGILFDLNGIMRPGLNAILGPTGSGKSSFLDILAARKDPSGLLGEVLIDKAPQPPNFKCLSGYVVQEDVVMGTLTVRENLRFSAALRLSSSVHQSEKEARVNHLIEELGLAKVADSKVGTQMTRGISGGERKRTNIGMELIIDPSVLFLDEPTTGLDASTANSVLLLLKRMASDGRTIIMSIHQPRYSIYRLFDTLTLLVGGKMVYHGPAPNALDYFTDIGYLCEPHNNPADFFLDVINGDFTATTKARGSEDLDFEELISSRQSIQESLVEEYRNSSYSSDTRAELERIVQERKCFSYSPAHAITYNSSFCHQLRWVLKRTFQNLMLTPQTSVAQLGVNIFLALVVGAIFFGVKEDQSGMQNRMGVLFFITINQCFSTVSAAELFIMERKLFVHEYISGYYRVSVYFLSKILADIALRTITSVIFSSIVYFMIGLKSTAASFAIFTLTVTLVAYTATALTMAISADQSIVALANIYMTITFVFMMIFSGLLVNLPSMKAWLAWLRYFSIPRYGFAALQISEFVGLTFCDEALIQNTNMSPAGTNRSVSTVGPTCTGEQYLDYLGIEHTTWGLWENHVALTIMMLILLIIAYLKLRYIKKFT, from the exons ATGATGGAGAGAGGCTGTCACGTCAACATCGCGATGACAGACGACGTTGGCACCAACGGGGCGGCCGGGTCAAAGGTCGTGGCGGCCGCggaccagaagcagcagcagcagcgcggctCCACCGTGAGCTTCCACAGCATCCAGTACAAGGTTCCGCAGAGGAGCGGCTTCTTGTGCAAAAGGAAAAGCGGCCACAGGGGAATACTGTTCGACCTCAA TGGGATTATGAGACCGGGCCTCAACGCTATTCTCGGACCTACTGGAAGCGGAAAGTCTTC atTCTTGGACATTCTGGCTGCAAGAAAGGATCCTTCAGGTCTCCTGGGAGAAGTACTCATTGACAAAGCACCACAGCCTCCCAACTTCAAGTGCCTCTCTGGCTACGTGGTTCAG GAGGACGTGGTCATGGGCACGCTGACAGTGAGGGAGAATCTTCGTTTTTCTGCGGCACTGCGCCTCTCCAGCTCCGTGCACCAGAGTGAGAAGGAGGCCCGAGTCAACCATCTCATTGAGGAACTGGGCCTCGCCAAAGTGGCCGACTCCAAG GTGGGCACACAGATGACGAGGGGGATctcgggaggagagaggaagaggacgaacATCGGCATGGAGCTGATCATTGATCCCTCGGTTCTCTTTCTGGATGAGCCGACCACCGGACTGGACGCCAGCACCGCTAActctgtcctgctgctgctgaagag aaTGGCCAGCGACGGGAGAACCATAATCATGTCCATCCACCAACCCCGATACTCCATCTACCGACTGTTTGACACTCTGACTCTGCTGGTCGGTGGTAAGATGGTTTACCACGGACCGGCGCCAAACGCTTTGGACTACTTCACCGACATTG GTTACCTCTGTGAGCCCCACAACAACCCGGCCGACTTCTTTCTGGATGTTATAAATGGAGACTTCACCGCCACGACCAAAGCCCGTGGCTCTGAAG ATTTGGACTTTGAGGAGCTCATCAGTTCCAGGCAGAGCATCCAGGAGAGCCTGGTGGAGGAGTACAGGAACAGCAGCTACTCCAGCGACACGAGAGCCGAGCTGGAGCGCATCGTCCAGGAGAGGAAGTGCTTCTCGTACTCGCCGGCTCACGCCATCACCTACAACAGCTCCTTCTGCCACCAGCTACGCTGGGTTCTCAAGAGAACCTTCCAGAACCTCATGCTGACCCCACAGACGTCTGTGGCCCAG CTGGGGGTCAACATTTTCCTCGCCCTCGTTGTTGGAGCTATTTTCTTCGGGGTCAAAGAGGATCAGAGTGGGATGCAGAACAG GATGGgggtcctcttcttcatcacaatCAACCAGTGTTTCAGCACCGTGTCTGCAGCGGAGCTCTTCATCATGGAGAGGAAGCTGTTTGT GCACGAGTACATCAGTGGCTACTACCGAGTGTCCGTCtacttcctctctaagatcttGGCGGACATCGCTCTGCGCACCATCACCTCTGTTATCTTCAGCAGCATTGTCTACTTCATGATTG GGCTCAAATCCACAGCTGCTTCCTTCGCCATCTTCACGCTGACCGTGACCCTGGTGGCTTACACAGCCACAGCGTTGACCATGGCCATTTCGGCTGACCAGAGCATCGTGGCGCTCGCCAACATCTACATGACTATCACCTTTGTTTTTATGATG ATCTTCTCGGGTCTCCTGGTGAACTTACCCAGCATGAAGGCCTGGCTGGCCTGGCTGCGGTACTTTAGCATTCCTCGCTACGGCTTCGCA GCCTTGCAGATCAGTGAGTTTGTGGGTTTGACGTTTTGTGACGAGGCTCTGATCCAAAACACCAACATGTCCCCTGCTGGGACGAACCGCAGTGTGAGCACAGTCGGCCCGAC GTGTACGGGGGAGCAGTATCTGGACTACTTGGGAATAGAGCACACCACCTGGGGACTGTGGGAAAACCATGTGGCTCTGACCATTATGATGCTCATATTACTCATCATTGCCTATCTGAAACTCCGCTACATCAAGAAATTTACTTAA